Sequence from the Mixophyes fleayi isolate aMixFle1 chromosome 4, aMixFle1.hap1, whole genome shotgun sequence genome:
gaaacaAAGCGAGGACGCCAGTAGCTGAAGTATGCTTCAATGGGGAACAGTTGAGTGTTTCGGTCTTCGGTtctggaagccgaatgagcgcctTGTgacactgcatggctaggtgctgattttatacacctctggcaacggatctgattgaaacatctcatttctgttatgaatcccagtgcattcacagagagcaacggaagtgtaaagcaaagtgtctttattaaggtaaatacacaaacaaggaAAACTCAGATCCACGGATTAGAACAGgtttcctaaggagactgtatagtaaaaatggcaggaacaggtataataagttttaccccagtccagaaggcacaaggctgtccaggagagcagacagagtccagggatcaagcagtgatcagacaaacaaatccaaatagccaggtagagatcaagcaaattagcgaggtccagaagtctgtccaaaaggtcagggcaacaggcaaaacagcgtggtccaaggtacaggcaaatgattcggggtctcaggcaaggtccaaggtacaagcaggagtcatacacagaagttcaatccagcaggtatataccaaacagcacaggagcaggatagcagcagccaggaacaaacgggatgaactgcacagagcacagcttgaggcaggtatttaaagcagtgtgacaggtgcagttctaattagacctcaggcaagaagattaactccttcaggcatactgaagagtttaggaacagcagcacctctggtggtataaggtactgctgctagatataaaacacaggaagagttgtaacaatttcaataattaaaaggtgaggccaaatacttttgtccatatagtgtatgttactataatttggggtataatatgttaatatgttaaacaatgtaaaatacaatgtcTATacccatacatttattttatttccagcagatggatgcaaacacaggaatatcTCAGATGGAAAATTAATTTTATCTACAGATTTTGAAACAGAAGATAACAACATCACACAAGATTCTCCAGGAGGAAACCTCACTACTCTAAATATACTTCCAATACTTCACACAGCAGATAAATCATCTGATCGATCTAATCATGAGGAATATTCTCTTGATAATATAGATACTGTTACACATAGTACAGCTCATACAGATGATAAAATATTTCTATGTTctaagtgtgggaaatgttttacacataaatcacatcttattgaacatcagagaattcacacaggtgagacacGGTTTACATGttcagagtgtgggaaatgttttacatgtaaatcatctcttgttagacatcagagaactcacacaggtgagaatctatttacatgttctgagtgctggaaatgttttacatgtaaatcatctcttgttgcacatcagagaattcacacaggtgagaaaccatttacatgttcagagtgcgggaaatgttttacacagaaatcacatttaattgaacatcagagaattcacacaagtGAGACACGGTTTACATGttcagagtgtgggaaatgttttacacgtaaattatctcttgttagacatcagagaactcacacaggtgagaatctatttacatgttctgagtgcgggaaatgttttacacataagtcatatcttgctgaacatcagagaactcacacagatgagaaaccatttacatgttcagagtgtgggaaatattttacacGTAAATTatctcttgttagacatcagagaactcacacaggtgagaaaccatttgcgtgttctgagtgcgggaaatgttttacacagaaatcacattttattgaacatcagagaactcacacaggtgagaaaccatttgcgtgttctgagtgcgggaaatgttttacacagaaatcacattttattgaacatcagagaactcacacaggtgagaaaccatttgcatgttctgagtgcgggaaatgttttacacagaaatcacatTTTATTGAACAtctgagaactcacacaggtgagaaaccatttgcgtgttctgagtgcgggaaatgttttacacagcaaTCATCTTTTGTTAAACATCAAAAAATTCACACAGGGCAAAAGTTATTAGATACGAAACAAGTTTGATTACATtaatgtgtatatactgtgtgtatatatatatatatatatatatatatatatatatacaagttaacccgtgcatgatactcatgcattctagtcaaatcaagctacttaaggtgttaaaaaggttcttgtcatgcatttgggccatagcccaggcctcctcaggggaagagcgttacttcccgaagtaagcgcccttttttaacgtggttttgtccacatgtcaccacctcatcattcttctccatcacctcatccttcattttcatcgccacatctatccagatgtctatccagacacagggatctctctcagcggtcctgagtatcacactcctctcactctgtcacccccggcaaccaccaaccactccccactgtcacccccggcaaccaccaaccactcccaactgtcacttctccttcaagaaatatatatatttttttttaaatctttataaacacttttaacaattaacaaattaaattaacaaattaaaaacatcttagtataccaaatttcagccctttctgaattttgttttccacacacactaagaatttagtaggtcagtgtataactccgcccagcaggtggcactgcagcttggttttattttttccacacacagacagactaacacacgccactagacatttatattatagatatatatatatatatatatatatatatatatatatatatatatattttattttttatttatttagtgtttttattaaacaaTCAAAGGGGTAGAACAAAACTTTGTGTTGTCTGAGTACATAAAATACCTTATTAGAGGTATTTTTCTACATTTGTTATAAATATAACCTACCAGAATAGAAGAACTAAGATATTGTATCTTTAAGACTTAGGAAGAATTAAAATAGGAGAATGACGTGTACTTCCTGCGTCACTGTGCACACGCTATCTTTATATCCTTTTCCTAGATGGGTTTCTTACATAACCACACACTTTTATCTTTCATAACCTAAACCTTCTCCAGTCCTTTACACTATATTAAAATCCAGTTCTCACAGGGTTCtctatataatatttacattgtaCATAATTAAGAAGATTCTTGATTTGTTCAGAAATATGATTATCTCACTTTGGGTATAAAAGATATGTATGCTAAAAATAGACTCTGTGCCTTATAAAATGCCAGCTGATTCTGACACCTTTATGACAATCACGCTGTAACCTGTACCGAATAAACAACTACTTTGCATCTAAGACCGTTCATTGCCTTTTGTCCATATTGTTCGAATACAACAAGTATTTGTCAGGAATATCCCCCTCTGGCTAccccctgatttaatatcttatcctatattcacaccgtcaaacaatatatcacctgtcacaaaccgcactatGCGCACTTGTggcttggaagtgtttactgtatgaggttacccacgattccagcactcagtctctttttctttacctatcacacaggttatagacctgctgaatcacCCCCacaacagcgctcacacccccacacacttcaggtttgccaccacctattgaataagaacaatagaaccccaatatactgtctcacactggcatacaatgagcactccttgttacccacaggttagcaaggcacacaccagcaatcaaaaggTTAACACTTAGCCCCTCAAAGCTctgtgacacaaatgtacatgcaggcacacactcggCTAGGTATACCAATGTATTCACGATTCACACCTCTGCAGTGAAaggtttagcatggtcaagcaatctctTCTAGACAGGCGgtgaattcatttagagcaaATAATAatcactattacatttttagatttaatatacaaaatgtacaatgcttatgggttaataaaaaaaataattaataaacaattgacataacatacacaagcaaaacagtttaaaataaagggattaaattcattgtataacttacagataagtggtatgttctgagccaagggaaattgtcttgaagatggacagtttagcaataatgattgatttcccaaaagactgacaatttcttgtaactggtctccgcttgttaaagacacctttacaccactaggagttgtggtctgtgacactttttacaatcaccatttgattgttgcctgatttactacccaattctattatgtgacctaacttttctgtgtagcgtcacacagacccaattttattattaataaatctccTATGAATTTATATACAGATGTAGGTACAGGGTATCGTTGAGCTTATACTAATTTCCTCAACttttctgtgtggcagaattcttaatttgacatatgagctgctcttcatcatgctattgagcaATAAGTGGttaatcactacttttattgatgttAAGTGGCATATCTGAAAACTTAattattttgtctatataaaatatagccagtcaTCACATGGTCTCCTTGTGCCAGACAACATGTTGAGcgattcctaaaagtctattcaggtgtcaaaactccaacctatgccaggatatagctcatcctatgaggtctttgaagctgacACAGGTGACACTGTTATCTTCTAACaccgggatgtgcagagccaccgaataaaCATCCaacagaccctctgacttcacattttacactttagtagctcaatttatcaatggattcctttgatataccatatttacactgcagttaaaattaggccttattccccctAAATATGTTATAGGTtgatccttataactgtaattcatcTATGATCACTACAGTATTAATTTCTTTCTGTATCTCATAAATGTGTAAAATCTTTTTGTGTTtggatatatgtatacatgtgtccCAGGTAACATTAAACTCATACATATTTTCCAATATGTAAATGCACTGCTAATCCTATATACAATCCATACAGAATCAACACAAAATCCTCACTATATCAGAAATGCATAATACATAACACCATTGTTCTTGTATTATGTGCATACATatcaacctccatatattctccATAGTACATCACACTACAGCATAGATATTATGTATCTCACACCGGGGCTATTTTGACAAATCACGGTGACTATAATAACTCATAAAACACAAACTCCACTTTACCATTTAAAACACCATATTCCTGATTACAATATCCACATTGTATCCCATAAATGATGTGATCACTGcgaaaactaaaggccattaatCTTTTCTAATtgtccttgatctctctgctgcatatgacactgttgaccactctcttcttatacaaactctacaatccccagttcttcaagacactgtcttatcctggttctcatcctacctatctaattgctctttcatctttaatttctctggatccacctctgctttgCTTCCTTCATCAGTTAGAGTACCACAAgcctcagtgctaggtcctctgctgttctctatctacaccacctctcttggaaaacaaataagctcctttggatttcagtatcttcTCTATGCCGCTGATCCCAaatatatctatcctctcctgatctcatcATCATTGTTGgcccgtgttactgactgtctttcttccatttcatcttggatgtcctctcgccaactcaaacttgaaaaacagttaatattcccacccgccaacagaagttacctacctgacctGTATCTCTGAGCTCCAATATGCAGCTCAGTCTgctgggacccccaggaggcgctgcatCTACTGGATTCATTTGAATCCAGGAGGCTGTGTTATAAACCCCTCCGCTATCCACTGAAAGCTAGCtgccgggggggggggtgaagactCCACAGCAGCTCCCGCTGGATCACCAGAGAAGAtaagtgcatttttat
This genomic interval carries:
- the LOC142151055 gene encoding uncharacterized protein LOC142151055; this encodes MWVKWRPPCERAAGEAVSDCVSHVSVIARRLRLRVFEMYSVSVCFLQMDPLTEIPHRDISVLFIHRIVHRKIPLSHIRYQGDVLTDLKVETIEGEEETCVRGDPQCKEEEIPTDISTDGSSNRNTPQRYLRPLYSQDCRQENPIIPQKCQDDVLTDIKVEFTEGEEETYVRGDQQCKEEEIPIDISTDGCKHRNISDGKLILSTDFETEDNNITQDSPGGNLTTLNILPILHTADKSSDRSNHEEYSLDNIDTVTHSTAHTDDKIFLCSKCGKCFTHKSHLIEHQRIHTGETRFTCSECGKCFTCKSSLVRHQRTHTGENLFTCSECWKCFTCKSSLVAHQRIHTGEKPFTCSECGKCFTQKSHLIEHQRIHTSETRFTCSECGKCFTRKLSLVRHQRTHTGENLFTCSECGKCFTHKSYLAEHQRTHTDEKPFTCSECGKYFTRKLSLVRHQRTHTGEKPFACSECGKCFTQKSHFIEHQRTHTGEKPFACSECGKCFTQKSHFIEHQRTHTGEKPFACSECGKCFTQKSHFIEHLRTHTGEKPFACSECGKCFTQQSSFVKHQKIHTGQKLLDTKQV